A stretch of Mucilaginibacter terrae DNA encodes these proteins:
- a CDS encoding metallophosphoesterase family protein — MLFLLVCLPGVVLSQDVSFIALGDMHYDRLQDHNLDFVMSRPQDYKQILNEYPQYTAFYMPRFLQLIKKQTNAQPGVKAVVQLGDLVEGVAGSAALARQMNRGIVDMLYETGLPVPWVLVKGNHDVSNSPGQPEAWQEVIRPFIEGQIGKFIGHGMYTYQISPNTEFFVLDQFFSVDRNLPESEMVDFLENAFKGSTATYKFVLTHQPVIPVTQRCWHLLSGIRRPLKDTVLRESLLNILAKNKAIVLCAHLHEYSVLSRKTKSGNVVQVMINSVNRGLNTPLPNVIHREYKGEGWIDSDASWQPETSETRRKILREEKKHITDFQLMDLPGYALISVSDKTPQVTLKYFNGFAEVPYQTIDLSKLMLTGKLPF, encoded by the coding sequence ATGCTGTTCTTATTGGTTTGTTTGCCAGGAGTTGTATTATCACAGGATGTGAGCTTTATAGCATTGGGAGATATGCACTATGACCGGTTACAGGATCATAACCTGGATTTTGTAATGAGCAGACCGCAGGATTATAAGCAAATACTAAATGAATATCCGCAGTATACTGCTTTTTACATGCCCCGGTTTTTACAACTTATTAAAAAGCAAACCAACGCCCAGCCTGGGGTTAAAGCAGTTGTACAATTGGGAGATTTGGTAGAAGGCGTTGCTGGATCGGCTGCTCTCGCCAGGCAGATGAACCGGGGAATAGTTGACATGCTTTATGAGACCGGCTTGCCGGTACCGTGGGTATTGGTTAAAGGTAACCACGATGTAAGTAATAGTCCGGGCCAGCCAGAGGCATGGCAGGAAGTAATTCGGCCCTTTATTGAAGGTCAGATAGGTAAATTTATTGGCCATGGTATGTATACTTATCAAATAAGTCCCAACACTGAATTTTTTGTTCTCGACCAATTTTTCAGTGTGGACCGTAATTTACCCGAAAGTGAAATGGTTGATTTTCTTGAAAATGCATTTAAAGGTTCCACGGCTACTTACAAGTTCGTGCTAACCCATCAACCAGTTATTCCAGTTACGCAGCGGTGTTGGCATTTATTAAGTGGTATTAGGAGGCCATTAAAAGATACCGTCCTAAGAGAAAGTTTGCTGAATATATTGGCTAAAAACAAGGCCATAGTTTTATGTGCCCACCTTCATGAGTATTCGGTTTTGAGTAGAAAAACAAAATCCGGAAATGTGGTTCAGGTAATGATCAATAGTGTAAACCGGGGGCTTAATACGCCTTTGCCAAATGTTATCCATAGAGAATACAAAGGAGAAGGCTGGATTGACAGTGATGCGTCATGGCAGCCTGAAACAAGCGAAACACGGCGTAAGATTTTAAGGGAAGAGAAGAAACATATTACCGATTTTCAGTTAATGGACCTACCGGGATATGCTCTTATATCTGTGTCGGATAAAACGCCGCAAGTTACGTTAAAGTATTTTAACGGGTTTGCAGAAGTACCTTATCAAACTATAGATCTGAGTAAACTGATGCTCACAGGAAAGTTGCCTTTTTAA
- a CDS encoding metallophosphoesterase family protein: MKKLSLYLLFTLTIRATAMCQTTSPAPTISSNSKATILRGPYLQVATPNEMTIRWRTNTAEQSTVRYGLTPDNLDMKANNSLVVTEHMVRLSDLKPLTKYYYSVGSFEFSLKVDKNNYFYTLPKKGSDSLVRIAGFGDCGNNSINQRNVRDQVIKYVGNNVLNAWILMGDNAYTDGTDAEFQAKFFNVYQDNLLKNYPLFPVPGNHDYNNIASVATAEQFKLAYFQNFSVPTEGEAGGVPSHTKSYYSYDIGNTHFLALDSYGPDNKGAYMYDQAGEQAEWVRKDLKANNNKWVVAYFHHPPYTMGSHNSDTEQLLVRIRENFIKILEDNGVDLVLCGHSHVYERSKLMKGYYGNEAEFDPQKFDLSSSSALYNGSKDSAPYLKSKSKTDGTVYVVAGSAGALGGHKPTWPHNAMYYYNCDIGGAIMLEVQGSRLDLKWICADGQIRDHFTMMKDVSKKDEEYLKQDKILIKK; encoded by the coding sequence ATGAAAAAACTAAGCCTCTATTTATTATTCACATTGACCATTCGGGCCACTGCCATGTGTCAAACTACAAGCCCAGCACCAACAATTAGTTCAAACTCAAAAGCCACCATTTTACGTGGCCCTTATTTACAGGTTGCTACTCCTAATGAAATGACCATTCGCTGGCGAACCAATACTGCCGAGCAAAGTACCGTGCGTTATGGTCTTACGCCAGATAACCTGGATATGAAAGCTAATAATTCATTGGTTGTTACAGAACATATGGTTAGACTATCAGACCTTAAACCACTTACTAAATATTATTATTCCGTGGGTAGTTTTGAATTTTCGTTGAAGGTGGATAAGAACAATTACTTCTATACGCTTCCTAAAAAAGGCAGTGATTCGCTTGTCCGAATTGCCGGGTTTGGTGATTGTGGCAATAATTCCATTAACCAGCGCAATGTGCGAGATCAGGTAATTAAATATGTTGGGAACAATGTACTGAATGCCTGGATACTTATGGGCGACAATGCTTATACAGATGGTACCGATGCCGAATTTCAGGCGAAGTTTTTTAATGTTTACCAAGATAATTTGCTGAAAAATTATCCCTTGTTCCCGGTTCCGGGTAATCATGATTATAATAACATCGCCTCAGTAGCTACGGCAGAGCAATTCAAACTGGCATATTTTCAAAACTTTTCTGTTCCTACTGAGGGCGAAGCGGGTGGGGTTCCCTCGCATACCAAGTCTTATTATTCTTATGATATTGGTAACACACATTTTCTGGCATTGGATTCATACGGCCCCGATAATAAAGGTGCATACATGTATGACCAGGCAGGTGAGCAGGCCGAATGGGTGAGAAAAGATCTCAAGGCTAATAATAATAAATGGGTTGTGGCTTACTTTCACCATCCGCCATACACCATGGGCTCTCACAATTCCGATACAGAGCAATTGCTGGTCAGAATAAGGGAAAACTTCATTAAGATTTTGGAAGATAACGGTGTTGATCTGGTTTTATGCGGCCATAGCCATGTGTATGAACGATCAAAGCTAATGAAAGGATATTATGGTAATGAAGCTGAGTTTGATCCTCAAAAATTTGATTTAAGTTCATCCTCAGCGCTATATAATGGAAGCAAAGATTCAGCCCCATACCTGAAAAGCAAGTCAAAGACCGATGGTACTGTTTATGTAGTTGCCGGATCTGCCGGTGCGCTTGGCGGTCATAAACCAACCTGGCCACACAATGCCATGTATTATTACAATTGCGACATTGGCGGTGCAATTATGCTGGAGGTACAAGGCTCCCGGTTAGATCTGAAATGGATATGTGCCGACGGACAGATACGCGATCACTTTACGATGATGAAAGATGTAAGTAAGAAAGATGAGGAGTATTTAAAGCAAGATAAGATTCTGATTAAGAAGTAA
- a CDS encoding glycoside hydrolase family 99-like domain-containing protein, giving the protein MKAFLSISCCLLLALSACKKQNDYLPPDFNYDIPAVNITENVNVGAYYYNYAAADWAKKYTNNPLQGEYNSLDSKVMAQECQWADAAGVNFFVFNWNGASAGNPILNSFIQGNTSQVKMVINYNIAHLSATNALPLTGTKLTTMINEFTSFANTHFNKDYYYKINGQPVVLITPLNLASSATTSVNYATVIPALKQAMSSIGINLYIIGEITSGWLPPVRYAPAIKAMDGVDLNNWSTDVYDRATFMASYTDTNWKNWTDSTSKWKVDFVPAIFPAFNDKTMTPASKLYNIDRNAAFYTDYCNVAKRNMSSKRIVLINSWNNFQLGTTLEPAKEYGTTYLEITKAQFKVK; this is encoded by the coding sequence ATGAAAGCATTTCTTTCTATCTCCTGTTGTTTATTACTGGCATTAAGTGCATGTAAAAAGCAGAATGATTATTTACCGCCCGATTTTAATTATGATATTCCGGCTGTTAATATCACCGAAAACGTAAATGTAGGGGCCTATTATTACAACTATGCCGCCGCCGACTGGGCAAAGAAATACACTAATAATCCGTTACAGGGTGAATATAATTCACTGGATTCTAAAGTTATGGCGCAGGAATGCCAGTGGGCCGATGCTGCGGGTGTTAACTTTTTTGTATTTAACTGGAACGGCGCATCGGCCGGAAACCCTATACTTAACAGCTTTATACAGGGAAATACCAGCCAGGTAAAAATGGTGATCAATTACAATATTGCACACTTAAGTGCCACCAATGCCTTGCCGCTTACCGGGACCAAACTCACCACCATGATCAACGAGTTTACCAGTTTTGCAAATACTCATTTTAACAAGGATTATTATTATAAGATCAATGGGCAGCCGGTGGTTCTGATCACACCACTAAACTTGGCAAGCAGTGCAACCACCAGTGTTAATTATGCTACGGTTATACCCGCACTAAAGCAAGCCATGTCTTCTATAGGCATAAACCTGTATATCATAGGAGAAATCACATCGGGTTGGCTGCCTCCTGTACGCTATGCGCCTGCAATTAAAGCAATGGATGGTGTTGATTTGAATAACTGGTCGACCGATGTTTATGACCGGGCTACGTTTATGGCATCATACACCGACACCAACTGGAAAAACTGGACGGACTCTACATCAAAATGGAAGGTTGACTTTGTGCCAGCCATTTTCCCTGCCTTTAATGATAAGACCATGACCCCGGCAAGCAAGTTGTACAACATTGACCGTAACGCGGCATTTTATACCGATTACTGTAATGTAGCCAAACGTAATATGAGCAGCAAGCGCATAGTGCTGATCAATTCATGGAACAATTTTCAGTTAGGCACTACTTTGGAGCCTGCTAAAGAATACGGCACCACTTATCTCGAAATTACCAAAGCTCAGTTCAAAGTTAAATAA
- a CDS encoding SusD/RagB family nutrient-binding outer membrane lipoprotein, protein MKLINLLLILCLGVLVSCTKNFEELNTDPNQPTKVEPDFLLTSSIYNTLNLQGGDMNRVVLFNYTQYFSGFQGEFQRYTYNDASNNTNWSNTYIKCLQPVYQIELNYKDNPAYSNRVLIARIWKDYLFSNAVAMWGSIPMESSLQGNPSVPFTKEQDVYYKLLADLKNISDSLNVNGDKYTAGADKIYGGDVLKWKKFANTLRLKIALQISNDAPNGDPEAAKKAIQEIAQNEANTITSQAETAAATWGTTSDTWSYLYNYVTYNYTANKATIPVLCESLVYYTLPYGDPRITIYGQPAKQGPNAGKYFGQNISYGGGSQYAGNIVNPHTGLKQDDYSYIGTRFLKPNAEFVFISYAQSCLLKAEAALKGWWTNAAPQTYYYQGIGASFDRYGLTPAQATAYQNTPGIKWGTASDTTGRQAQFQDWMRICTSYVPAGDTYRQIIMQHWLATPNQGMDAWSLIRRTRVLDFEPQFATYDGNYAYVPQRILFPASEYATNGAEVKKAAQWLGGADNLFAKLWFALPNKPNPKLPY, encoded by the coding sequence ATGAAACTAATAAATTTATTATTGATCCTATGTTTAGGCGTGTTGGTTTCCTGCACCAAAAATTTCGAGGAACTTAATACCGACCCCAATCAGCCCACTAAGGTCGAACCTGATTTTTTGCTGACCAGCTCAATATATAATACCCTCAATCTTCAGGGAGGGGATATGAACAGGGTTGTACTTTTTAATTATACCCAATACTTCTCCGGGTTTCAGGGTGAGTTTCAACGTTACACATATAACGATGCGAGCAACAACACAAACTGGTCAAACACCTATATCAAATGCCTGCAGCCTGTTTATCAAATTGAGTTAAATTACAAAGACAATCCTGCATATAGTAATCGTGTGCTTATAGCACGTATATGGAAAGATTATCTATTCTCAAATGCTGTAGCCATGTGGGGAAGTATCCCAATGGAATCTTCATTGCAGGGTAATCCGAGTGTACCTTTTACAAAAGAGCAAGATGTGTATTATAAGCTGCTGGCTGATCTTAAAAATATATCAGACTCACTAAACGTGAACGGTGATAAATATACTGCCGGTGCGGATAAAATTTACGGAGGAGATGTATTGAAATGGAAGAAATTTGCCAACACCCTTCGCCTCAAAATTGCCTTGCAAATATCAAATGATGCCCCTAACGGTGATCCGGAAGCCGCTAAAAAGGCTATACAGGAAATTGCTCAGAACGAAGCTAATACTATTACCAGCCAAGCCGAAACCGCAGCAGCTACCTGGGGTACTACCAGTGATACCTGGAGCTATTTGTACAACTACGTAACCTATAACTATACCGCAAACAAAGCAACTATACCTGTACTTTGCGAGTCATTAGTTTATTACACACTGCCTTACGGTGATCCACGGATAACTATTTATGGGCAGCCAGCCAAACAGGGGCCTAACGCCGGCAAGTATTTTGGCCAAAATATTTCTTACGGCGGGGGCAGTCAATACGCTGGTAATATTGTTAATCCGCACACTGGTTTAAAACAAGACGATTATTCTTACATCGGCACACGCTTTTTAAAGCCCAACGCCGAGTTTGTATTTATCTCCTATGCGCAATCGTGTCTACTAAAAGCCGAAGCTGCCCTTAAAGGATGGTGGACAAATGCTGCACCGCAGACTTACTATTATCAGGGTATAGGAGCTTCATTCGACCGTTATGGGCTTACACCGGCTCAAGCTACCGCTTATCAAAATACGCCGGGTATTAAATGGGGTACCGCGTCAGACACCACCGGCCGTCAGGCACAGTTTCAGGACTGGATGCGCATTTGTACAAGTTATGTACCTGCCGGTGATACCTATCGCCAAATTATTATGCAGCACTGGCTGGCTACTCCCAATCAGGGAATGGATGCCTGGTCGCTCATACGCCGTACAAGAGTGCTTGATTTTGAACCTCAGTTTGCCACTTATGATGGTAATTATGCCTATGTGCCACAACGAATTCTTTTTCCGGCAAGCGAATATGCAACCAATGGGGCCGAAGTTAAAAAGGCTGCGCAGTGGTTGGGTGGAGCCGATAACCTATTTGCCAAGCTATGGTTTGCTTTGCCAAATAAACCCAATCCAAAATTACCTTACTAA
- a CDS encoding cytochrome c peroxidase has product MKWRALLILAFMSGMIALLSFSVLESHDVGASRAVGLFRKDAGLFSASASELYEAVKAIDENSSTIVNAKEHLKACRFRYKALSYFTCYFFPSETNGFNAAAKMEVEEPELELVEPMGLQQIEALLFDADVLSHKTELVAQTEALYTSAKGMPALLYQFKANDRQVLESVRIELIRMGALYITGYDAPLLKTGITETLISTDKINEVLLPYLQHGRNTGDILKKQLNASIHYLSSHQDFNSFNRMEYLVKFLLPMQEQLGMFIKQQNLELNTSAYLNYQSRNMFDRRFLKAFNSVPGLQEQQLASLGKKLFFDMALSGNMKVSCATCHQPGKYFTDGIIKSPALIKDSILKRNTPTLLYAGRQHSQFWDGRSISVVDQVKDVVFNPLEMGSVMGQVVKRVKQNRTYRQSFRSLFPGKNSDRQLLDGIAVSIAAYIAKLEPMDSPFDKYINGNRTAMTTAQIKGFNLFMGKAQCATCHFVPYFNSLTPPFYDHSEMEILGTPGNDDLTHPVNDKDLGRFNLYQIRYYQQAFKTPTIRNAAKTAPYMHNGAFKTLQNVIDFYIKGGGKGIGLKTREQTLSSEPLNLTREESDQIIQFINSLTDASPANI; this is encoded by the coding sequence ATGAAATGGCGAGCCCTGTTGATTTTGGCCTTCATGAGCGGGATGATTGCATTGCTGTCCTTTTCTGTATTGGAAAGTCATGATGTTGGGGCATCTCGGGCGGTAGGCTTATTCCGAAAGGATGCCGGTTTATTTTCAGCTTCGGCCAGTGAGCTATATGAAGCAGTTAAGGCAATTGATGAGAACAGCAGCACCATAGTAAACGCAAAGGAGCACTTAAAAGCTTGTCGGTTTCGGTACAAAGCGCTGTCTTATTTCACCTGCTATTTTTTCCCAAGTGAAACTAACGGGTTTAATGCTGCGGCCAAAATGGAAGTTGAGGAGCCCGAGCTTGAACTTGTAGAACCGATGGGACTACAGCAAATTGAGGCTTTGTTGTTTGATGCAGATGTGTTAAGCCATAAAACCGAGTTGGTGGCTCAGACCGAGGCTCTGTATACTTCGGCAAAAGGCATGCCTGCGCTGCTTTATCAATTTAAGGCCAATGACCGGCAGGTGCTCGAAAGTGTAAGAATTGAGCTGATTCGCATGGGCGCGCTGTATATTACGGGGTATGATGCCCCTTTGCTAAAAACAGGTATTACCGAGACCCTGATCAGTACAGATAAGATTAACGAGGTGTTGTTGCCTTATCTACAACATGGACGCAATACAGGTGATATTTTAAAAAAACAACTGAATGCCAGCATCCATTACTTGTCAAGCCATCAGGATTTTAATTCGTTTAACCGTATGGAATACCTGGTTAAATTCCTACTACCTATGCAAGAGCAGTTGGGCATGTTTATCAAGCAGCAAAATTTGGAGCTAAATACTTCTGCATATCTAAATTACCAATCGCGTAATATGTTTGATCGCCGCTTCTTAAAGGCTTTTAATAGTGTTCCCGGGTTACAGGAGCAGCAATTAGCATCACTCGGAAAAAAACTATTTTTTGACATGGCTTTATCGGGCAATATGAAAGTAAGTTGCGCGACCTGCCATCAGCCTGGAAAGTATTTTACAGACGGAATTATTAAAAGCCCCGCATTAATAAAAGATTCGATACTAAAGCGAAATACTCCTACACTATTATATGCAGGGAGACAGCATTCACAGTTTTGGGATGGCCGGTCTATAAGCGTGGTCGACCAGGTAAAGGACGTGGTTTTTAATCCTTTGGAGATGGGGTCAGTAATGGGGCAGGTAGTTAAGCGTGTTAAACAGAACCGGACATATCGCCAATCTTTTCGCAGCCTGTTTCCCGGCAAAAACTCCGACAGGCAGTTGCTGGATGGTATAGCGGTATCCATAGCTGCATACATAGCTAAGTTAGAACCCATGGATTCTCCTTTTGACAAGTACATTAATGGCAATAGAACCGCCATGACAACAGCCCAAATTAAAGGCTTTAACTTATTTATGGGCAAGGCACAATGTGCTACCTGCCATTTCGTACCTTATTTCAACAGCCTCACACCGCCATTTTATGATCATTCAGAGATGGAAATATTAGGAACACCTGGCAATGATGATTTAACCCACCCGGTAAATGACAAAGACTTGGGACGTTTTAACCTGTATCAAATACGGTATTATCAACAGGCATTTAAAACACCAACAATTAGGAACGCTGCAAAAACGGCACCTTATATGCACAACGGCGCATTCAAAACATTGCAAAATGTAATTGACTTTTATATTAAAGGGGGAGGGAAGGGAATTGGCTTGAAAACCAGAGAACAAACACTTTCATCTGAACCGCTTAATCTAACTAGGGAGGAAAGCGATCAAATCATTCAATTTATAAACTCGTTAACAGATGCCAGCCCTGCCAATATTTAA
- a CDS encoding glycoside hydrolase family 71/99-like protein yields MSYKGLVMAGYQGWFNSPDDGAKRGWNHYVASGRFEPGNCKIDMWPDVSEYSKVYPTAFTKADGSPTHLFSSYDVSTVQLHFKWMKDYGVDGVFMQRFFASINSDKDLAHTDKVLSAALQASQKNRRAISVMYDLSGMEGDEGIEVIIKDWKHLVDDLKLTSKGVSQTYLYHNQRPLIAIWGVGFKDRNYTLKAIDKLLDFLKNNATYGGCSVLLGVPAFWRDLKDDAVADSDLHDLIRKADIVQPWFVGRYNEQSYARFNARIIDDLYWCKLNHVDYVPVVYPGFSWHNMYPRSPFNQIPRNRGQFYWKQIAGSINAGAQMLYIAMFDEIDEGTAIFKISKDPPIGKSVFITFEQDIPGDYYLFLTGYAGEILKGSKTLSLNVPLKP; encoded by the coding sequence ATGAGCTATAAAGGGTTGGTAATGGCGGGTTACCAAGGCTGGTTCAATAGTCCTGATGATGGTGCAAAGAGAGGCTGGAACCATTATGTGGCATCGGGTCGGTTTGAACCTGGAAATTGTAAGATCGACATGTGGCCAGATGTTAGCGAGTACTCAAAAGTATATCCAACAGCATTTACCAAAGCAGATGGGTCGCCCACCCATCTGTTTAGTTCTTATGACGTTTCAACCGTTCAGCTTCATTTTAAGTGGATGAAAGACTACGGTGTAGACGGTGTATTTATGCAAAGGTTTTTTGCCAGCATCAACTCCGATAAAGACCTTGCCCATACCGATAAAGTGCTGTCAGCGGCATTACAGGCCTCTCAAAAAAATCGGCGTGCCATTTCGGTTATGTATGATTTAAGCGGTATGGAAGGTGATGAGGGCATAGAAGTAATTATTAAAGATTGGAAGCATTTGGTAGATGACCTGAAACTCACTTCTAAGGGGGTAAGTCAAACCTATTTGTATCATAATCAACGGCCTCTGATTGCTATTTGGGGTGTTGGATTTAAAGACAGGAATTATACTCTTAAAGCCATTGATAAACTGTTGGACTTTTTAAAAAATAATGCCACATATGGAGGATGTTCGGTACTGCTTGGCGTACCTGCATTTTGGAGAGATCTGAAAGATGATGCGGTGGCAGATTCAGATTTGCATGACTTGATACGTAAAGCCGATATTGTTCAACCCTGGTTTGTTGGGAGATACAACGAGCAGAGCTATGCGCGTTTTAATGCCCGCATTATAGATGACCTGTATTGGTGCAAGTTAAATCATGTAGATTATGTACCGGTGGTGTATCCTGGCTTTAGCTGGCACAATATGTATCCGCGCAGCCCTTTTAATCAAATTCCGCGAAATAGAGGGCAGTTTTATTGGAAGCAAATTGCCGGTTCTATAAATGCAGGTGCCCAAATGCTTTATATTGCCATGTTTGACGAGATTGATGAGGGTACCGCCATATTTAAGATCAGTAAAGATCCGCCGATAGGAAAGAGCGTATTTATTACCTTTGAACAAGATATACCGGGGGACTATTATTTGTTTTTGACAGGTTATGCCGGCGAAATATTAAAAGGTTCGAAGACACTTTCCCTCAATGTCCCTTTAAAGCCGTAG
- a CDS encoding metallophosphoesterase family protein, with product MNNLKRRRFLKYLSIAGIALPFKSVAKNMLPRSSQAFSFMFLGDLHFDKLMHHDMAYLKEKYPNDIRQIENYSRITKDNLSSLIQASKQRAKQTNSNFYLQIGDFVEGLCGSKELATLQTSELINYIDQQQLGLPFIAIKGNHDITGTGAREVYQEVVLPWQSRQLKQPVTTANNVYVHKNTRFILFDCFSEKESLEWFKMVIKDHKKNEQLFFCTHIPLIPYDARSNWHIYVRPGQEKEREELLNLLAEHKAIILSGHLHKTSIVVRNTPSGNVVQAAIGSVISALNAPVKNHLKGLEAYNADLVNLEPNFNPTSLQLRREILEKEKPFIRHYEYADFCGYASMNITDKNEAVLTIFANADQEPWSTVNLTQLQNL from the coding sequence ATGAATAATTTAAAAAGAAGAAGGTTCTTAAAATATCTTTCTATTGCAGGTATAGCACTTCCTTTTAAGAGTGTTGCAAAAAACATGTTGCCGAGGTCTTCACAAGCCTTTAGCTTTATGTTTTTGGGCGACTTGCATTTTGATAAACTGATGCACCATGATATGGCTTATCTGAAAGAAAAATACCCAAACGATATCCGCCAGATCGAAAACTATTCAAGGATTACAAAAGATAACCTGTCTTCGTTGATACAGGCATCTAAACAACGCGCCAAACAAACCAATTCAAACTTTTATCTGCAAATTGGCGATTTTGTGGAAGGTCTATGCGGTTCTAAAGAATTAGCTACACTTCAAACCTCCGAGCTGATCAATTACATTGATCAACAGCAACTTGGTTTGCCTTTTATTGCTATAAAAGGCAACCATGATATTACTGGTACAGGTGCCCGAGAGGTTTACCAGGAAGTTGTTTTGCCATGGCAAAGCAGGCAGTTAAAGCAACCGGTAACCACTGCAAACAACGTGTATGTACATAAGAACACCAGGTTTATATTATTCGATTGTTTTTCTGAAAAAGAAAGTTTAGAATGGTTTAAAATGGTAATTAAAGATCATAAAAAGAATGAACAGTTATTCTTTTGTACGCATATTCCGTTAATACCATATGATGCACGCTCCAACTGGCATATTTATGTACGCCCCGGGCAAGAGAAAGAGCGAGAGGAACTTCTTAATTTACTGGCCGAACATAAAGCGATCATTTTAAGCGGTCACTTGCATAAAACCAGCATAGTGGTTCGTAACACTCCCTCGGGCAATGTTGTTCAGGCGGCTATTGGCAGTGTTATATCAGCATTAAATGCGCCTGTTAAAAATCATCTAAAAGGGTTAGAGGCTTATAATGCCGACCTGGTTAACTTGGAACCGAACTTTAATCCAACATCGTTGCAATTAAGAAGAGAAATTTTGGAAAAGGAAAAGCCATTTATCCGCCATTACGAATACGCTGATTTTTGCGGCTATGCCTCTATGAACATTACCGATAAGAACGAAGCAGTGCTTACGATATTTGCGAACGCAGACCAAGAGCCTTGGAGCACCGTAAACTTAACACAACTACAAAATTTATAA